In Syngnathoides biaculeatus isolate LvHL_M chromosome 8, ASM1980259v1, whole genome shotgun sequence, the genomic stretch CGGCGCCCAGTCCACCACCAACGCCGTGCTGGTGTGCAAGCACAGAGACATGAATGAGAAGGAGCTGGAGGCCCAGGTCGCTCTGTCTTCATCTCATTTTACAGCTGTCATCAGttttagattctttttttttttcttcttcttggatCATAACCGTTTCTCCGTTTAATTGGCAGGAAGCCCGTAAAGCTCAGCTGGAAAACCACGAGCCagaggatgaagaggaagacATGGACATGGATAAGGATTCTGGTCAGTCATCTTTAGTGTATTTTAGAACGTTGATTCTCAAAACATGGTACTCAGGCAACCTCCAGCGTTGCTCCGTGTGTAATATGTGGCGATGAATGCATGAAACTACCGCAATTCAAATGCCATCTTACAAActgtaaaaaatacataaatacaattcTTTACCTAAGCCTAAAATAGTAAAGCTCGATCAAAACTAACACATTTGTGGAGGATAAAAATGTCCTtggtggaaatgtatttttattttggcttgCCTTCATTATTATCCAGCTATGCATGAACTTCAAAGATCTTTAATTTTTATTGTGCCACaaactttgttttgaaaaacctttctattcttttgttttttaaacccaaATAGCTATTTGATATAGTTAATTGTGTTTTCACTTTATTGGATATATTGGGCACCACAGTGGAACGTTGGTAAATTAATTTTATCGAGTTGGAGTTCTTTGCTCAGGGCCATGTTGGATGGTTAGCAGATCTGTCTCATAGTTGTGagtaccagggttcaaatcccagccccgcctgtgtggaatttgtatgttttctCCATGGCGGAAAGGTTTTTAAATACAGcaaaatagatatatatttttcattttagatgtttttaaaaatgtcaaaatgtttcatgttttatttttggacttcctgaattcaaatcattttattcgttttttttttcattagattAGCTTGAAGTTCTCATTctgattttattaaaaaaaaaaaaattgtgcacattCACACTATCATGTTTAAATGTGTGATTCCTCCTGCCTCCCCTTTTGATCCAGGCGATGATAAAGAGAGAGCCAGCGGCAGTGAGGCCGAGAACTCCGCCAGCGATTCAGAGAGGGACGATGAAGAGCCGGAGCGGCGAGCGCAAGAGGATGACGATGAGAGCCGAGCGAAGATTATCAATAAGAACAAGAGGAGGCGGTCGAGCGGAAGCGGCAGTGAAAGCGGCGAAGACCGCGCCCGGGAGATGCGCGACGAGGAGGAGATCTTCGGAAGTGACGACGACAGCGACAACGAGCCAAAGAGGAGCAGCGGCGACGACGGgagcgaggacgacgacgagggaggaggaagaggaggaggagctagCAGGAGTCGCAGCGCCTCTCCGGCTCACAGCGAGCGAAGCAGCGACCATTCGGAGGTTCAGGTGCAGAGCGGAAGTGGCAGTGAAAGGGCTTCGGACTCCAGTGGCGCGAGTGACAGTGAATAATTGCACTGTCCTCTTCTTATTGCTCCTATATTGTAGGTGTAGCTTGTACACACTGTTACATTGCGGacgcaatttttgttttttttgttgttgttgttgttagtgaGACAGCCAATACACAatgtgtaaaaaatgtttttttttttgctttgtgtaaTGCCTTTTAGACCAATAAAtgtcaaggatttttttttaacttctaattcttctactttaaaaaaataccataaataatcataataggCTGAATCAGGGAAGTCCAACTTGCTTTCCTGGCACTCCACAATAGACCTTTTTCACCATGAAGTCACATATTTAAGAATGGCAAGAGACTGCGCCGTCTCTGGTTGCACCACTAGTATACAAGCACTTCAGTCATTTGACAAAGCCAGTGATAGAGGAAATTAActgttaagacaaaaaaatgttaacactgGATACAAAGTCTACACATCTGTCAGTGTTTTGTGATTGTACAAAACTTTTCACCATTAAGGTTACTTTCATTGTGTTAAACTGTTACAACCGGGGGTACTGCtctgttcagaattaaccaatcacattcaaactcgttAAATGGGAGCACGCTCCTGCATCACCATCCTAGACCCCTTAAGTTTCTCAATTGTATTGCAGACATTTTCTAAAAATCTCAATCAACACACCATCTCATATAgacggaaaaaaatacaattttaattttctatccattttcttcagggcttatcctcacgagggtcacggaatgctggagcctagcctagctgtcaacgggcaggaggcggggtacaccctaaactggttgccacccaatcacaaggcacgtagagacaaacagccacactcgcaatcacacctaggggaaatttaaagtatccaattagtgttgcatgtttttgggatattggaggaaaccggagtgcccggaggaattTTAATTACTAAAAACATATGTGTATATCACAGCTGTAAGTATCaagaccctttgctgtgacacttaTATTTAACTCTTGGGTGCTGTCAGTTTCTTCTAATCATCTTTGATATGGTTCACATTcccagtaaaaacaaaatgacgtCAAATCATCCACCCTTGTTGTTTAGTCACATGACGTGTTTGGGGACACCTGTAGGAACAAAGGCAATAACGGGGTATCATTTtggcaaataataaaatgtcatttgtgaTCACAGCTGTGAAAATTGTCCTTTCCGGCCCCATCCCGcttcaatggtgagtgtgaccGCGTTTGGAGGGCTGCTGCGAAGAATGGGGTCGTCACGCACTTGGTCAGGTGGCATCGGGTGTCTGAGTTCTTCGCAGGGATGGGTCCGGCGTCTCCGGGGCATCAGCGCGTGCGTCAAGCTCACTAAGCGAAACCCCGTGTCTGTTGGCGTACCCCTTTAAGAAAAAGTCATGGGACCGATGCAGGTACTGGACTGAAGTACAATCCCTCACCACAACTGAAGTGGAGTACaagataaatatatacataaaaaaaaaaaaagcagccaaaATCAAATAGGTTCATCCATTTATTCCCTAGTAGTATATGCCTTTAAAAACTGGACAGAATTTATAAGCATTTTAAtggattgaaaatgtttgtaaactCATTTGGCAAGCTTGTTTTTCAGCCACTGCTCGGTCAAGTCATCCACGTTGTCGATGCTTAAGGACTGAGTGgagcagaaaatgaaaaataaaaaaaataatttagccTCATCATTCTTTGGCTCCTCCCTGACAGGGGACTCATTGTATGCAACGAGATGATGACATGCTTACGTTGGTGGCAGCCATTTGCTTTCTTGCGAAATCAACGGCGGACGCACACGACATCAGGTCCCTTGGATTGCACCCTATGGATTGAATGCACATTTTGGGGACATTAAATGCATCTCTTTTATAGAATAAAACAGGTGGTAGTTATTTCGGATCCGCTGAATAGTAAggaaaaatgtgtcaatgtCATTTTGATGTCATTTATTCCGGCcacatttttgttaaaaggAAAAGTCTGGTGGTTTTGAGTAACAAtggatccaataggtcatgtattaTGTAcgctatcttgataatgtgatgttaaatcctctctcatttaatgttttgagaagatttttattgacaattacgaattttcgggtgagctcgctccccgagccCCAGATCTCGCTCGCCGGGGAGTGAGCTCATGGCTCCGCCACTCGGGGGaactcactcgtcagactctgcgtcattccgcccaaagaaccatccgaatatccaaaacatccaactatggCTGTCCCCTctcatgaactcatttctaatcctacctgttgactccaagcgagaacctcagcatcttcatttctgctacctccagctctgcttcctcctgttgtttcttcagtaccaccgtctctaatccgtacatcgtggccggcctcaccactgttttataaactttgcccttcatccaagtggagactcttctgtcacatagaacaccagacaccttctgcaaaatgttccaccccacttggacccgtttcttcacttccttaccacactcaccattgctctgtattgttgagtccaagtatttgaaggcatccaccctcgctatctcttctccctggggcttcactcttcctcctccgcccctcacattcattctgttttacttcggctaattttcattcctccctgttttcactgtagATCACAGGATCATTTGCAaatatcatagtccaaggggattccagtctaacctcatctgtcagcctgtccattactaccgcaaacaggaagggcctcaaCGCGGattctgatgcagtcccacctccaccttaaattcttctgacacacctacggcacatctcaccgctgttctgctgccctcatacatccatctcctgtactattctaacaaatttctccgccacaccagacttgcacatgcagtatcacagttcctctcttcgtACTCATTGCCACTTCTGGGTCATTCACGCTTGTCTCTTCTAcactaccttctctcccattttcttcattcattaacttctcaaaatactcTTTCCAAcaacttagcacactactggcaccagtcaacatatttccatcgttatccttaatcacccttacttgctgcacatccttcccatctctatccctctgtctggccaacctgtagatctctttttctccttctttcatatccaacctggtgtacggcgtcatatgcctcttgcttagccttcaccacctctaccttcgccctacattgcatctcaatgtattcctttcgcctctcctcagtcctctccatgtcccacttcttcttcgctaatctctttccttatatgacttcctgtattttggggttctgcCACCaattctccttctcccctttcctacgagaaggcaccccaagtactctcccgcCTGCCTctttgagtaccttggcagtagtattccagtcttccgggaactcttcctgtccatctagagcctgtctcacctctttccgaaaggccacacaacaatCTTCCttcctcagcttccaccacctgattctctgctctacctttatctTCTTATTCTTCCTACCTGTTAcgagagtcatcctacacaccaccatcctatgctgtcgggctacactctcccctacgactactttacaatcagtaatctccttcagattacatcgtctgcacaaaatataatccacctgcgggCTCCTTTCTTGGTACATGAAAAACAATATGAAAATGATGCTACTCATGTTGTCTGTTTCTTAGCCGGAATTCAAGTTGCTAGTCGCTTATTGGCAAAATAGTCAAGAGAGTGTTTGGAAAGGTTTTTCGATATCCAGTATCGACCAAATCAGTGACAATGACCTTCTGTTTGCAGCCATGTTGTGAGTGCAAGCTGCTCAATGAAAAGGTCCTGAGCGAAGAACTCCCAACTGATCGATAAAATCCATGAGGATCCTAGCCCAACGCAAACACGTGCACTGAATTCAGTTCAAAGTCAGCTTTATAGAAGTTGTGTGATCGTAGTGAGATAACCGTAAATACTTACCGTTAGGGCTGACGAATATAAGGGTCCTGTAGCATGCCTTTATCTCGCCATCCTCAATGAGATCGTAAGGGTAAGCAATGATCCTACGTGACAGTCAAGGAACCGGGTTGCGTAAAAATCATGGAGTTtgttataaaaaatgttttacactaAACAAAAAACTACTGGCAGTAAACTGCACAATCACTGAAAGTTTCACATAACGTacaaaatagaattttaaattattaagaTATAATGGCTTAACTCTTCTTTTTATATTACATGAATGTCTTATTTTTAGGAAGCAGAATAAAATAATATGCAATAAAATATAGTTACATATTTGATAGAGGAACTTAAACACAACTGCAGAGCAACTTGaacgttttctttttcaggaggtaaaataacgtattcaataaaataaaatgaaaattctatATAAGAGATCATTTTTAAGAATGCAAAGTAGTCTTACTTTTGGGGAATTGtgtaaaataatgaatacaCTACAGCAAAACCaacaccccctccccctttttttttaacaacaaaaaattaaccTAAAACATTATTATCATGGATTTAGGATATCTTGGCTCTTGCTTGGGAAGGTTGTTTCTTAACTCATCCAGTGAGATTTTCTAAAAGAGAAATATAATACTATAACGGAGAATGTGAAATTGCGGGCAGAAATAAAggaatcacattttcaacttgCCTCATATTCCTGATCGAAAATTAGAACCATCCGGTCCATTTTCACTGGGAGAAACGTCATATACGTTCACATATCAATAGCCATGACACTGAACTACAaactttcttaaaaaaaaaaaaaagaaaatacactcACTTATCAGAGCGTTTTGGGGGTTAATAATATTTTCCAGCTTTGCCTTGAGGCTGTCATCGATCTCTGGTCCCATCAATGCCTGTAGggttatatacagtacatatacatatacggTACAAATGAGCAAGTCGCGACTTCATTTCAACTGCCATGCATTCCCTTTGAAGGGAACAGCAaccttcccaacatggccgTCACTTTGCCAAGTGGGTCAGACGGGCTGCTACAGTGATCTGGTGTCGAGTCGTCAGAACCGCGACACACATTTGCTGCTGTGTAATCGCTAATTCTTAATTTACAACCCGGACTATTTAGTTGACAGATGACCACATGACAATGCTTCAATGCCTTCTCTTGAATTGCTTAATGTTATGGAGATATGTAAATGTACATACTGCGTAGCTACTGTATTAGGTTATTTGGCCCTCAGAGCTATTGCTAGCTAAATCAATAGCAAAAGAGTTTTTGCCCAGTGTATCTGGTATGGTatgagaatggaggaaaagtgtgctaattcccatttttaagaacaaagatgatTTGTAGAGCTGTGGGAtcaatagaggaataaagttgataagacacacaatgaagttatgggaaagagtagtggaggctagactcaggacagaagtatcttctagcaacagtatggtttcatgccaagaaagagtaccacagatacattatttgccttgacaatgctcgtggaaaagtacagagaaggtcagaaggagctacattgtgtctttgtggatctagagaaagcctatgacaaagtaccaagagaggaactgtggtactgcatgcgtaagtcgggtgtggcagagaagtatgttaaaatagtacaggacatgtacgatagcagcagaacaatggtgaggtgtgccttaggtgtgacagaagaatttaaggtgggggtgagactgcatcagagatcagctctgagccccttcctgtttgcagtggtaatggataggctgacagatgaggttagactggaatccccttggaccttgatgttcgcagatgatattgtgatctgcagtgaaagcagggaacaggcggaggaacagttagaaagatggaggtacgcactggaaaggagaggaatgaagattagccaaagtaaaagagaatgtatgtgcgtaaatgagagggccggagggggaagagtgaagctccagggagaagagataccgagggtggacgacttcaaatacttggagtcaacaacacagagcaacggtgagtgtggtaaggaagtgaagaaacgggtccaagtggggtttaacagttagcggaaggtgtctggtgttctatgtgacagaagagtctctgcgaggatgaagggcaaagtttataaaacagtggtgaggattatgatgatgaacggattagagacggtggaactgaagaaacaacaggaagcagatatgaagatgttgaggttcttgcttttagtgaacaggttggataggattagaaatgaggtcatgagagggacaccacaaaattggatgttttggagtcaaggttagagagagcagacttagatggtttggacatgttcagagatgagagagtgagtatattggtagaagggtgctgaggatggagctgcctggcaaaagagcgagaggaagaccaaagagaaggttgatggatgttgtgagagaagacatgagggcagttggtgttagagaagaagatgcactagataggcttagatggaaaaagatgacacgctgcgacgaccccaaatgggacaagcagaaaggaaaagtaTTTGCATTGTCTCTGTAAAGTGTCATCCCAAGATACGTTCATACGTGGCATttttttagatgtatttttGAAGCATATAAGACAGAAAAAGATACCCTGCAAAAACTCAAACTCTTACCAAGGATTATATTTCTAGTCAAAACTCATAAAAATTATACGCATCatgtagaaaataaaaataaaactggccAGTAGATGCTAAAAAAATGTCCTGCctggaaaacattttgtctACCCATTTCAGGTAAAAAATTAGCTTGAAACAAATGAacattgtcttttaaaaaaaggtgataAATCTTATGCCTGGATCAGATTAGAAGataaattattttgatttttattattttatataatagTCATTATCTAAATTGAAGTTTTGAAATTGCGACATGTTTGACAACCTGaaatggtgacatttttgtgtggtgGGGTTCTGTGAGAGTCTTCAAATATAAActgtgtgccttggctcaaacgTTGGGAAacatgcacgcatgcacacagacacacaaatacatatgtgtaaaaaaaaaagtatgtgagAATATTATCCTGGAATTGGATCGGGTTTACTGACCATTTTCCTGATCTCTTTCCACAGTCTTCTCAATTTCGacagacatgtaaaaaaaaaaagagagaaaaaaagtgttattctTATACGAGTGCTCAAAGGCATAGGTTGGTGATCAGTTCTAGCAGGAAAAACCTGTTGAATACTAGGGTGTGTTCCAATAACCCCTTGTAAAGAAGGAATTTCAAAGCActgcatataaaaaaatgcaattgttcaGAAGTCAGATTTTGCATTACATCGACATACATCGACTTAAATTAGCGAAACTGAATAAGTAAAATAGTAAAACATTAATCAAGGCTGCTGGGTAACCGAGGTTGGGCTACAGAAGATCCAAGTGAGCAGCAGTCTCGGAATGCAGCATGAAGTTCTGCAGTATGAAAAACCAATATATTTGCAAAACATCATCAACACTCACACAGTGctttaaactggaaaaaaaaaaaaaaaaagtaatgcactGTTTTTGCAAGCCCATCTAAATCGGCGCCAATTGCATCTTGTCATCCATAACCTTTGGAATCATTTGGGAAGAATCAAAACTAAAGGACACAATTGGATAATATAATTAAACCAAACAGTAGCAAAATGGATTCATGTTGCAAATTGCTTACCTGTTGAAGAGGCCGCCAAGCACACAGAGCAAAGGAATGCAAGTTTGCGCAATGGAGTTTCTTGTGCAGGTACATAAGAAGGGTTCTCAcccatcttcttcttcactgataattatttttaattactggTTTTAGTTGTCTTTTATGATGCTGTGTAGACCCAGTGCACCCCGTGCTGGCAGGATTCGACTAAACAGGTGTGCTTTGAACACTGCTTGTGTCATCTTCACATTACAGATTATAGCAAATCATTACGAATATCGTAAAATATAGTGGAGTGAAATGTATGCTGTTTATGCCAGTTTTCTCAACagtatctccatccatccatcttcagaACTGCTTCCACTCACAAGGTCCACTAGTGTGTTGGCGCCTGTCTCAGATGGCTGTCCGCGAAAGGCAGgcaacaccctgaaatggtcgccagccaatcacaattaaaaacaaaacaaccattcacactcacattcacactcacaattttgggccttcaattaacctaccatgcatgttttggggatgtgggaggaaactggaacaCCTGGagaacttcacacaggtgaggctagatttgaacctggaacgtcagaactgtgaggcagctgtgctaaccagttgtccaccatgccgccttaaGGGGATCTGTCCATGATAAATCATTCAGCTGAAGGCCTGCTGCGACCATCAGACTTAAAAAGCTTGACCTGTACCAACTTCAAGGTGTTCAAAGGCTTCAAGGGAGAGATCGCAGTGATCATAATGAGGTCATGCAAACGTTTTGCACAAATAGGGTCATACTCTATTtggtaacatccatccatccatccatccatgttcatagccgcttatcctcacaagggtcgcagggagtgttggagcccatctcagctctcaacgtgcaggaggtggggttcaccgtgaactggttgccagacaatcgcagggcacatggagacagacagccacactcacaatcacagcttggggcatttttgagtgtccaattaatgttgcttgtttttgggatgtgggaggaaaccggagagcccggaggaaacccacgcaggcacggggagaacatgcaaactccacaaaggcgggtccagcattgaacccaggacctcagaactgtgaggccaacgctttaccatctgattcaccgtgccgcctatttggtaaaatttggcttttttatggataatttgtaaaataaaatagatattatgaaacaaggtttttattatttatgtctCTACCTAAATGTAAGCGCTATGTCTGGTAATAGTCAACCATCTTTTAAAATTCTGTTAGATTTGACAGcattcaacatttatttttgattttctaaATTAAAACTATTCtcataatataataaattattttggttcATATTATCTATGTGATGGTGCAGACGAAATGTATTAATAGTGTTGTAGTGAATTAATCCAAATGATTCATGTTACATTTGCAATACTGTATTGACTCTTGcgatgaaaaaaagtcaaaattttggGCGGTGaggttttgtacttttttctctTTAGTCTTCGGACGTTTTCTGTTTTCCATTAAACTAAGGTAAactaatactgtacatatttttcattgagcacttttgttgcagtttgaaaACATGACGTAGCGCACAGGCGTATGACGTCAGATGCCTGCCATTCACTTACGTCATGCGCCAACTCCAAAAAAAATCGAAGTACATTCCTAACCAGGCGTCCACTGTTCTATTGTaataaactcatttttatcgtaCGCACACTGTTCGACTTTCTAGGGGAATCTGTTTCTAATGGACGCTACCACGAGGGAGGATCGGAATCCACGCTTCACGCAGCTAAGGCAACATTATTGTTAGCAAAACTTGCTAAGCTACGAGGCTAGCCTTTAGCACCCGAGAGCTAAGCTATGCGTTAGCCTTAGCTTGCTAAAAGCACTGACAAACCGACAAAGGTAAGCAACTTGGAATCTTCTACGTATATCTTTGTGTAATAACCCCAGGGCCGTCGCTGTTAACTTAGTTGACGTTGTGTTGTCGTCGAAGTTTGTTGCGGGGGGAATATGTGCAGCAACAGCGTCAACGAAAAACAATACCAAATCCCCCCATCATTAGCAAGGCCGACTTTACTCGCGTTGGCTAGCTCATTCTGGCGTTCTATGCCGCCTATAGGGCAACTTTTTTACCCTCCACTGACTATACTCGGGAACACTCTGCTGACCGAAACCACTGTCGCTGTGCGAATCccgtttatatatattttttaatattacgGGGGCTACCGTTTTGTAGCGGTATGTGCGTTTTTGACGTGCTACATTAGTTTTGCTTTTCACCCTGTCATATGTGTGAGGGTTTCTATATTTTTAGTGGCCACAGGTGTCAGAGGTCCTTACCTCTTAATACCTCTTATAAAATTACCCATACGTTCGTTAATGTGGCATTCAACGGTAATCAAACtttatacacccccccccattaaaaaaagttttccagGCTGCTACACAGCTTATGAATACCGtaatgttttcttcga encodes the following:
- the LOC133504527 gene encoding glia maturation factor gamma-like isoform X3; translated protein: MALMGPEIDDSLKAKLENIINPQNALIMKMDRMVLIFDQEYEKISLDELRNNLPKQEPRIIAYPYDLIEDGEIKACYRTLIFVSPNGCNPRDLMSCASAVDFARKQMAATNGYANRHGVSLSELDARADAPETPDPSLRRTQTPDAT
- the LOC133504527 gene encoding uncharacterized protein LOC133504527 isoform X1, with amino-acid sequence MQCFEIPSLQGVIGTHPSIQQVFPARTDHQPMPLSTRIRITLFFSLFFFTCLSKLRRLWKEIRKMALMGPEIDDSLKAKLENIINPQNALIMKMDRMVLIFDQEYEKISLDELRNNLPKQEPRIIAYPYDLIEDGEIKACYRTLIFVSPNGCNPRDLMSCASAVDFARKQMAATNGYANRHGVSLSELDARADAPETPDPSLRRTQTPDAT
- the LOC133504527 gene encoding glia maturation factor gamma-like isoform X2 gives rise to the protein MQCFEIPSLQGVIGTHPSIQQVFPARTDHQPMPLSTRIRITLFFSLFFFTCLSKLRRLWKEIRKMALMGPEIDDSLKAKLENIINPQNALIMKMDRMVLIFDQEYEKISLDELRNNLPKQEPRIIAYPYDLIEDGEIKACYRTLIFVSPNGCNPRDLMSCASAVDFARKQMAATNSLSIDNVDDLTEQWLKNKLAK